A window of the Desulfovibrio sp. UIB00 genome harbors these coding sequences:
- the dsrM gene encoding sulfate reduction electron transfer complex DsrMKJOP subunit DsrM, which translates to MFNSLLLVLLIGAIAWAGAAIGLAGLFGVALPYVAVVVFIAGVVWRMVYWAKSPVPFCIPTTGGQEQSLDFIKQAKIDCPSTTWGVVQRMFLEVFCFRSLFRNTVAEVREFDPVSNGPRTIYYSSKWLWVFALLFHYCFLLVFIRHFRFFMEPVPSCIRFLESIDGIMQFGSPRFFWTGGLLLVALLFLLGRRLFNERLRYLSLANDYFPLWLIISIVGTGICLRYFDKTEIAQVKIFVMGLTHFAPVSTVGINALFFTHLTLVCVLLIYFPFSKLMHMPGVFFSPTRNMANNSRRVRHINPWNPPKQYFTYAEYEDTYRDAMADAGLPLEKQPEKAAE; encoded by the coding sequence ATGTTCAATTCATTACTGCTGGTGCTGCTCATAGGAGCCATCGCCTGGGCGGGAGCGGCCATAGGGCTTGCGGGCCTGTTCGGCGTGGCGCTGCCTTATGTGGCAGTAGTCGTGTTCATCGCCGGTGTCGTCTGGCGCATGGTGTACTGGGCCAAATCGCCCGTGCCCTTCTGCATCCCCACCACAGGTGGGCAGGAGCAGTCGCTTGACTTCATCAAGCAGGCAAAAATCGACTGTCCCAGCACAACTTGGGGTGTTGTGCAGCGCATGTTTCTGGAAGTGTTCTGCTTCCGTTCGCTGTTCCGCAACACGGTTGCGGAAGTGAGGGAATTTGATCCCGTCAGCAACGGGCCGCGCACCATCTATTATTCCTCCAAGTGGCTGTGGGTTTTTGCCCTGCTGTTCCACTACTGCTTCCTGCTGGTTTTTATCCGTCACTTCCGTTTCTTTATGGAACCCGTGCCTTCCTGTATTCGCTTTCTGGAAAGCATTGACGGCATCATGCAGTTTGGCTCGCCCCGCTTCTTCTGGACGGGCGGCCTGTTGCTGGTAGCGCTGCTGTTCCTTCTGGGACGCCGCCTGTTTAACGAACGCCTGCGCTACCTTTCGCTTGCCAACGACTACTTCCCCCTGTGGCTGATCATCAGCATCGTGGGTACCGGTATCTGCCTGCGCTATTTCGACAAGACCGAAATCGCCCAGGTCAAGATTTTCGTCATGGGCCTGACCCACTTTGCGCCTGTGTCCACCGTGGGCATCAACGCGCTGTTCTTCACGCACCTTACTCTGGTCTGCGTACTGCTGATTTACTTCCCCTTCTCCAAGCTCATGCACATGCCGGGCGTGTTCTTCAGCCCCACGCGCAACATGGCGAATAATTCCCGCCGCGTGCGCCACATCAACCCCTGGAATCCGCCCAAGCAGTACTTCACCTACGCCGAGTACGAGGACACCTACCGCGACGCCATGGCTGATGCCGGGCTGCCGCTGGAAAAGCAACCCGAAAAGGCCGCCGAGTAA
- the dsrJ gene encoding sulfate reduction electron transfer complex DsrMKJOP subunit DsrJ — protein sequence MYNSKAVILGIIIFVVLFTSPFWASMLGKSYTSTGIALPKNEKECVENVDFMRDKHMQLLNEWRDEALRNENRTYVASNGKKWTISLQNTCMKCHTDYKGFCEKCHVANSVDPYCWTCHIIPQGSK from the coding sequence ATGTATAACTCCAAAGCTGTAATTCTTGGGATCATTATCTTTGTGGTCCTGTTCACCTCCCCGTTCTGGGCAAGCATGCTGGGCAAGTCCTATACCAGCACCGGCATTGCGCTGCCCAAGAATGAAAAAGAGTGTGTGGAAAATGTGGATTTCATGCGCGACAAGCACATGCAGCTGCTCAACGAGTGGCGTGATGAAGCCCTGCGCAACGAAAACCGCACCTATGTGGCATCCAACGGTAAAAAGTGGACCATCAGCCTGCAGAACACCTGCATGAAGTGCCACACTGACTACAAGGGATTCTGCGAAAAGTGCCACGTTGCCAACAGCGTTGATCCCTATTGCTGGACCTGCCACATCATTCCCCAGGGGAGCAAGTAA
- a CDS encoding 4Fe-4S dicluster domain-containing protein, with protein sequence MGNKLLLQRRSVIKAMAGTAGLSLAGASSSMASSLQNWGGGDDRATIIDVDLCNGCGACVSACRDRNLAEIPLPVQPIPRPYPAWVRVNDWSTRRDEVSRLTPYNWLFIQSCSIAVNGVERRIYLPRRCLHCLNPQCVTLCSTGSLRQSNEGAVYSHRSTCLGDGPCDRACPWGIPQRQAGVGPYLNLAPRYVGNGQMFKCDYCSSLLKAGENPACVTACPQGAMRIGPREEMAKLAKEMAEQRAGDIFGLKENGGTNTIYVSSVLFRDIEANMLRQGKVGFGMPSLRPAGASMDKENSLLKAVLLAPVAGAALAVLRLWRERKMRRKP encoded by the coding sequence ATGGGCAACAAGCTGCTTCTACAGCGCAGGTCAGTCATTAAGGCCATGGCAGGCACTGCGGGCTTATCGCTGGCGGGTGCATCATCTTCTATGGCCTCAAGCTTGCAGAACTGGGGCGGCGGTGATGACCGCGCCACCATCATTGATGTGGATCTCTGCAATGGTTGCGGAGCCTGCGTGTCCGCCTGCCGCGATAGAAATCTGGCAGAAATTCCACTTCCTGTTCAGCCAATTCCCCGTCCCTACCCAGCATGGGTGCGCGTCAACGACTGGTCGACCCGCCGCGATGAAGTTTCTCGCCTTACTCCCTACAACTGGCTTTTTATTCAATCATGCTCCATCGCGGTTAACGGTGTGGAGCGTCGGATATATTTGCCTCGGCGCTGTTTGCATTGCCTGAACCCACAATGCGTCACTCTGTGCAGCACAGGCTCCTTGCGCCAAAGCAATGAAGGAGCAGTTTACTCTCATCGCAGCACCTGTCTGGGGGACGGCCCCTGTGACCGGGCCTGCCCGTGGGGTATTCCGCAACGCCAGGCGGGGGTTGGCCCTTACCTGAACCTTGCGCCCAGGTATGTTGGCAACGGACAGATGTTCAAATGTGATTATTGCAGTTCTCTGCTCAAGGCTGGCGAAAACCCTGCTTGCGTGACGGCCTGTCCGCAGGGGGCCATGCGTATTGGACCTCGTGAGGAAATGGCTAAGCTGGCCAAGGAAATGGCGGAGCAGCGGGCCGGGGATATTTTTGGACTCAAAGAAAATGGCGGCACAAACACCATCTATGTTTCTTCAGTGCTTTTCCGCGATATTGAAGCCAACATGCTGCGTCAGGGAAAGGTAGGCTTTGGTATGCCGAGTTTGCGCCCGGCTGGCGCCAGTATGGATAAAGAAAACAGCCTGCTGAAGGCGGTTCTGCTGGCCCCTGTGGCGGGGGCGGCCCTGGCGGTACTGCGATTGTGGCGTGAAAGAAAGATGAGGCGCAAGCCATGA
- the dsrP gene encoding sulfate reduction electron transfer complex DsrMKJOP subunit DsrP has product MVEKLLEGPKTYYLWLLFLLCVIAGCGIVYLDQLQNGLSVTGMSRDVSWGLYISQFTYFVGVAASAVMLVLPTYFHHYKKFKRMIIFGEFMAVAAVVMCALFIVVDLGQPQRMLNVMLHPTPNSVMFYDMLVLIGYLGLNIIIGWVTLEAERHEIDPPKWIKPLIYLSILWAFSIHTVTAFLYAGVPGRHYWLTAIMAGRFLASAFCSGPAILMLLMLLLRRLTGFDVGKEAVKTLTTIIVYAMCVNVFFFVLELFTAFYSNIPGHMEPIHVLFFGHGGHLLWVSYWMWAAVIMAFGCLAILIPPKLRTHPTLMPIALAMLVAASWIDKGLGLLIGGFTPNMFEAITPYMPTGKEIAVALGVYAVGALVVSLLWRIALGVKKEVNHFSD; this is encoded by the coding sequence ATGGTTGAAAAATTGCTCGAAGGTCCCAAGACCTACTACTTGTGGCTGCTCTTCCTGCTCTGCGTGATCGCAGGCTGCGGCATTGTGTACCTGGATCAGCTCCAGAACGGTCTGTCTGTGACCGGCATGAGCCGCGACGTTTCGTGGGGACTGTATATTTCGCAGTTCACCTACTTCGTCGGTGTTGCCGCCTCAGCCGTTATGCTGGTGTTGCCCACGTACTTCCACCACTATAAAAAATTCAAGCGCATGATCATTTTTGGCGAATTCATGGCCGTTGCGGCCGTGGTCATGTGTGCCCTGTTCATCGTGGTTGACCTTGGGCAGCCCCAGCGCATGCTCAACGTTATGCTGCACCCCACACCCAATTCCGTCATGTTTTACGACATGCTGGTGCTCATTGGCTACCTTGGCCTGAACATCATTATCGGTTGGGTGACCCTTGAAGCCGAGCGTCACGAAATCGATCCCCCGAAATGGATCAAGCCCCTCATCTATCTTTCGATTCTGTGGGCCTTCTCCATCCACACGGTGACCGCCTTCCTGTACGCTGGCGTTCCTGGCCGCCACTACTGGCTTACCGCCATCATGGCTGGCCGCTTCCTGGCTTCCGCTTTCTGCTCTGGTCCTGCCATCCTGATGCTGCTCATGCTCTTGCTGCGCCGCCTCACCGGCTTTGACGTGGGCAAGGAAGCCGTGAAGACCCTGACCACCATCATCGTGTACGCCATGTGCGTGAACGTGTTCTTCTTTGTGCTGGAACTGTTCACTGCCTTCTACAGCAACATTCCCGGCCACATGGAACCCATCCACGTGCTGTTCTTCGGTCACGGCGGGCATCTGCTGTGGGTGAGCTACTGGATGTGGGCTGCGGTTATCATGGCCTTTGGTTGCCTTGCCATTCTTATTCCGCCCAAACTCCGCACGCACCCCACGCTCATGCCTATTGCTCTGGCCATGCTTGTGGCTGCTTCGTGGATCGACAAGGGTCTTGGTCTTCTGATTGGCGGTTTCACCCCCAACATGTTTGAAGCCATCACCCCCTACATGCCCACCGGTAAGGAAATTGCCGTGGCCCTTGGCGTGTACGCCGTGGGCGCGCTGGTAGTCTCCCTGCTCTGGCGGATTGCGCTTGGCGTGAAAAAAGAAGTGAACCACTTCTCTGACTAA
- a CDS encoding HD domain-containing protein: MHQALKDAITISKTLLRNGYDAHVINAPLQEHLLENATQPTVDIACEPDLDTLIKLFPKAVPQHDKRALATLEENGFVFCFYPLEVAAAGHPELSLLRITPTMMDRMPHEEQLKLRITGFGSPETTQDAYDGFEDVKGGAIQLAGLPDETLRHNYLLAIRALRFAANFDLPIEPNTWLAIVRASSRVLDYVPATDIMDEWRKVAAESMYRFVRLLFDSHILQGLIPEVASLSCLTQMRNKEGDTENVFEHTLECMKHYPEEDFHYDWLGTMAMLFHDVGKLYTGEYFDGIWTYYQHHRVGAKVTRKILRRLHFAQEDIDLLCHLVRHHMRFHFMMTDRGIRRFKALDDYPRLIAMARADLKARDGILTSFNHNMKYLDRAETPEQMLEPLLNGNEIMSETKLSPGPLVGIIRDALLQAQIAGEVTDVESAVTFVRDYARKSVG; encoded by the coding sequence ATGCATCAAGCGCTCAAAGACGCCATAACCATAAGCAAAACTCTGTTGCGCAACGGCTATGACGCTCATGTTATCAACGCCCCCTTGCAGGAGCACCTGCTGGAAAACGCCACGCAGCCCACTGTGGATATTGCCTGCGAGCCGGATCTCGATACGCTTATCAAGCTTTTTCCCAAGGCAGTGCCCCAGCACGACAAGCGCGCTCTGGCAACGCTGGAAGAAAACGGCTTTGTCTTCTGTTTTTATCCCTTGGAAGTAGCTGCTGCCGGTCACCCGGAGCTTTCCCTGCTGCGTATCACGCCCACCATGATGGACAGGATGCCCCATGAGGAACAGCTCAAGCTGCGCATTACGGGCTTTGGCAGCCCCGAGACCACGCAGGATGCCTACGACGGCTTTGAAGACGTCAAGGGCGGCGCTATCCAGCTTGCGGGGCTTCCGGATGAAACCCTTCGCCACAATTACCTACTGGCGATACGCGCTCTGCGTTTTGCAGCCAATTTTGACCTGCCCATCGAGCCAAACACTTGGCTTGCCATTGTGCGCGCCTCAAGCCGCGTGTTGGATTACGTTCCTGCCACGGACATCATGGACGAATGGCGCAAGGTTGCTGCCGAATCCATGTACCGTTTTGTGCGCCTGCTCTTTGATTCGCATATCCTTCAGGGGCTTATTCCTGAAGTGGCCTCCCTTTCCTGCCTCACCCAGATGCGTAACAAGGAAGGCGACACGGAAAACGTGTTTGAACACACGCTTGAGTGCATGAAGCACTACCCCGAAGAAGATTTTCACTACGATTGGCTTGGCACAATGGCCATGCTGTTCCATGATGTGGGCAAGCTCTACACTGGCGAATACTTCGACGGCATCTGGACGTACTACCAGCATCACCGCGTGGGCGCCAAGGTAACGCGCAAGATTCTGCGCCGCCTGCACTTTGCGCAGGAAGATATCGACCTGCTGTGCCATCTGGTGCGCCACCACATGCGCTTCCACTTCATGATGACCGACAGGGGCATTCGCCGCTTCAAGGCACTGGACGACTACCCCCGGCTTATCGCCATGGCCAGGGCTGACCTCAAGGCCCGCGACGGCATCCTCACTTCGTTCAACCACAATATGAAGTATCTGGATCGCGCGGAAACGCCGGAGCAGATGCTGGAACCGCTGCTGAACGGCAATGAGATCATGAGCGAAACCAAGCTGTCACCTGGCCCGCTGGTGGGCATTATTCGTGACGCGCTGTTGCAGGCCCAGATTGCAGGCGAAGTTACGGATGTTGAATCCGCCGTGACCTTTGTGCGTGATTACGCGCGCAAGTCAGTGGGATAA
- the rlmN gene encoding 23S rRNA (adenine(2503)-C(2))-methyltransferase RlmN, with product MTNLLNLTLPELENWLQTELGERKFRAMQIWQWLWQRMVRDFESMTNISKDCREKLTAKAVIVWPEVVTVEKSQDDTTKFLLRLEDGALVETVLIPSDSREGVRRWTQCVSSQVGCAMACTFCSTGQMGFERNMTMAEILGQILVARAHLGDDRPEWPMLRNIVFMGMGEPLLNMRELMRSLEGLNNAKGLNFSPRRITVSTCGIEKGLRELGDSGLAYLAVSLHAPTQELRAKIMPKAARWPLDEMFEALKSYPLKTREHITFEYLLLGGVNDGQEQARDLARLVGDVRGKLNLIVYNPAEGAPYAAPTEESVLAFEQYLWKRKITAILRKSKGQDIKAACGQLKADRQAQLD from the coding sequence ATGACCAATCTTCTCAACCTGACCCTTCCCGAGCTGGAAAACTGGCTTCAAACAGAACTGGGCGAGCGCAAGTTCCGCGCCATGCAAATTTGGCAATGGCTGTGGCAACGCATGGTTCGCGACTTTGAATCCATGACCAATATTTCAAAAGACTGCCGCGAAAAACTGACTGCCAAGGCTGTCATTGTCTGGCCGGAGGTAGTCACGGTAGAGAAAAGCCAGGATGACACCACAAAATTTCTGCTGCGCCTCGAGGATGGTGCGCTGGTTGAAACAGTGCTCATTCCATCGGATTCACGCGAAGGCGTGCGCCGTTGGACGCAGTGCGTGTCGTCCCAGGTAGGCTGCGCCATGGCCTGTACATTTTGTTCTACGGGGCAAATGGGCTTTGAACGCAACATGACCATGGCCGAAATTCTGGGTCAGATCCTTGTGGCGCGTGCGCACCTGGGTGATGACAGGCCGGAATGGCCCATGCTGCGCAATATTGTGTTCATGGGTATGGGCGAGCCATTGCTCAACATGCGCGAACTCATGCGCTCCCTTGAAGGCCTGAATAACGCCAAGGGGCTGAATTTCTCCCCACGCCGCATCACAGTTTCCACATGCGGCATTGAAAAAGGGCTGCGCGAGTTGGGAGATAGCGGCCTTGCTTATCTGGCGGTTTCGCTGCATGCGCCAACGCAAGAACTGCGGGCGAAAATCATGCCCAAGGCCGCACGCTGGCCTCTTGACGAGATGTTTGAAGCGCTCAAGTCATACCCGCTTAAAACGCGGGAGCACATTACCTTTGAGTATCTGCTGTTGGGCGGGGTCAACGACGGACAGGAACAGGCCAGGGATCTGGCCCGGCTGGTAGGCGATGTGCGGGGCAAGCTGAACCTTATTGTCTACAACCCCGCTGAAGGCGCTCCCTACGCCGCCCCCACGGAAGAAAGCGTACTGGCCTTTGAGCAGTATCTCTGGAAGCGCAAGATCACGGCCATACTGCGTAAGAGCAAAGGACAGGACATCAAGGCAGCCTGTGGACAGCTTAAGGCGGATCGACAGGCACAATTGGACTGA
- the dsrK gene encoding sulfate reduction electron transfer complex DsrMKJOP subunit DsrK, with amino-acid sequence MAKLPTPQMLVSSRPAFPAQDWLDTKPEFTPGSFCYPAKQETMELLHMPNPHEWDPAAEDWNLPENWEQILCDAFEERLEKHRSLKLFMDICVRCGACADKCHFFLGTNDPKNMPVLRAELLRSLYRRDHTMLGKILGKKVGARGWDKEVVKELFYYAYQCTECRRCSLFCPYGIDTAEITAIVRELLHEVGLGIHWIMDPVKNCSFTGNHLGIKPHSFVEIVEMLADDCETITGIRPKTPFNEKGHEILFITPSGDVFADPGIYTFMGYLMLFHELDLDYTFSTYASEGGNFGSFTTFNMAKKLNAKMYAEAERLGSKWILGGECGHMWRVINQYMDTYNGPSPSHMTTPVSPYTGTVFQNAASTKMVHIAEFTADLIHHNKLNLDPSRNDHIITTFHDSCNPARGMGLLDEPRYVLNAVCNNFVEMPENTIREQTFCCGAGSGLNTEEIMELRMRSGMPRGNALRYVQEKHGVNHMACVCAIDRATLPPLANYWAPGVNVSGLHELVGNALVMKGECKRTMDMRQEDLPNVVEDDDAPEAQGEGQ; translated from the coding sequence ATGGCAAAATTACCTACGCCGCAAATGCTTGTGTCCAGCCGCCCGGCCTTTCCCGCCCAGGACTGGCTTGACACCAAGCCCGAATTTACACCGGGCAGCTTCTGCTATCCGGCCAAGCAAGAGACCATGGAACTTCTGCACATGCCCAATCCCCACGAATGGGATCCGGCGGCAGAAGACTGGAACCTGCCCGAAAACTGGGAACAGATTCTCTGCGATGCTTTTGAAGAACGCCTTGAAAAGCACCGTTCGCTCAAGCTGTTCATGGATATCTGTGTGCGTTGCGGCGCTTGCGCCGACAAATGCCACTTTTTCCTGGGCACCAATGATCCCAAGAACATGCCCGTGTTGCGCGCCGAGCTGCTCCGTTCGCTCTACCGCCGCGACCACACCATGCTGGGCAAGATCCTCGGCAAGAAAGTGGGCGCTCGCGGCTGGGACAAGGAAGTAGTGAAGGAACTCTTCTACTACGCCTACCAGTGCACCGAATGCCGCCGTTGCTCGCTCTTCTGCCCCTACGGCATCGACACGGCGGAAATCACTGCCATCGTGCGCGAACTCCTGCATGAAGTGGGCCTTGGCATCCACTGGATCATGGATCCGGTCAAGAACTGCAGCTTCACCGGCAACCACCTTGGTATCAAGCCCCACTCCTTTGTGGAAATCGTGGAAATGCTGGCCGATGACTGCGAAACCATCACCGGCATCCGTCCCAAGACGCCCTTCAACGAAAAGGGCCACGAAATCCTGTTCATCACGCCCTCTGGCGACGTATTTGCCGACCCCGGCATCTACACCTTCATGGGCTATCTGATGCTCTTCCATGAGCTGGATCTGGACTACACCTTTTCGACCTACGCTTCGGAAGGCGGCAACTTCGGCTCCTTTACCACGTTCAACATGGCAAAGAAGCTCAACGCCAAAATGTACGCCGAAGCCGAACGTCTGGGGTCCAAGTGGATTCTGGGCGGCGAATGCGGCCACATGTGGCGCGTGATCAACCAGTACATGGACACCTACAACGGCCCGTCGCCCTCGCACATGACGACGCCTGTTTCTCCCTACACGGGCACGGTGTTCCAGAACGCGGCTTCCACCAAGATGGTGCACATTGCCGAGTTCACGGCTGACCTGATCCACCACAACAAGCTGAACCTCGACCCCAGCCGTAACGACCATATCATCACCACCTTCCATGACTCGTGCAACCCTGCGCGCGGCATGGGTCTGCTTGATGAACCCCGCTACGTGCTCAACGCCGTGTGTAACAACTTTGTGGAAATGCCCGAAAACACCATCCGCGAGCAGACCTTCTGCTGCGGTGCCGGTTCCGGCCTCAACACAGAAGAAATCATGGAACTGCGCATGCGTTCCGGCATGCCGCGCGGCAATGCCCTGCGCTATGTGCAGGAAAAGCACGGCGTCAACCACATGGCCTGCGTGTGCGCCATTGACCGCGCCACTCTGCCCCCGCTTGCCAATTACTGGGCGCCCGGCGTCAATGTGAGCGGCCTGCACGAGCTGGTGGGCAATGCCCTTGTGATGAAGGGCGAGTGCAAGCGCACCATGGATATGCGCCAGGAAGACCTGCCCAACGTGGTAGAGGATGATGACGCGCCCGAGGCGCAGGGGGAGGGTCAATAG
- a CDS encoding oligosaccharide flippase family protein, producing the protein MKLKSIPRRLGYILGAQWTRDLAWTAFTILLARRSPDILGQVVLALTFGYLVKTVADVGLNDFLLSTFARREGRPLALLGEVTWLKLVVLVLALGVTWLVTGWQNYTPELRLVVMCIAAGLGLDGVSDSFFALCQARGRQDVEMRIRVPSALMGIGFGIACVVLDAPPIVIALYKPMESVLCIIFALLALQRNPLAGVGLDGMKDLARHMKHGLIFTCMAGCAMFYNKINVIFLKQYGGNADVGGYGVAWETVEGLSVLVSSALLGKVIFPLLAKLWQQDKGAFRQLAGQTARSLWAASLPIIFLICVESDRFLPLIYGPNYQSAVTAQRLLTPCLATAFLHNLAAYAMIGMRQHRLLLVFYLTGLVCNLICCFTLIPAMPLEGAALSLTITKVWVALLTVGYFQWAARPMSLEQWGIMLGACAACVGLWWGIGLVAPRELAELAGLVPLLALFWRWRPPPPFEKAALA; encoded by the coding sequence ATGAAGCTGAAAAGCATCCCCCGACGATTGGGGTACATTCTGGGTGCGCAATGGACGCGCGACCTGGCCTGGACCGCTTTTACCATTCTTCTTGCACGCCGCAGCCCCGATATCTTGGGGCAAGTCGTGCTGGCACTCACGTTCGGCTACTTGGTGAAAACCGTAGCCGACGTGGGGCTTAATGATTTTCTGCTCTCAACATTTGCCCGGCGCGAAGGGCGCCCCTTGGCCCTCTTGGGTGAAGTCACCTGGCTCAAGCTCGTTGTGCTTGTTCTGGCCCTCGGCGTTACATGGCTTGTGACTGGCTGGCAAAACTATACACCTGAGCTGCGGCTTGTGGTTATGTGCATTGCCGCTGGTTTGGGGCTGGACGGGGTGAGCGATTCGTTTTTTGCACTCTGCCAGGCGCGGGGGCGACAGGATGTGGAAATGCGCATCCGTGTTCCGTCTGCATTGATGGGCATTGGCTTTGGTATTGCCTGCGTGGTGCTTGATGCACCGCCCATTGTGATTGCCCTGTACAAGCCCATGGAATCTGTGCTGTGCATCATTTTTGCCTTGTTGGCATTACAGCGCAATCCCCTTGCTGGTGTTGGACTTGATGGCATGAAAGATCTGGCCCGGCACATGAAGCACGGCCTTATCTTTACCTGCATGGCTGGCTGCGCCATGTTTTATAACAAGATCAACGTGATATTCCTTAAGCAGTACGGCGGTAATGCCGACGTGGGTGGCTACGGCGTTGCCTGGGAAACAGTTGAAGGCCTGTCGGTGCTTGTTTCCAGCGCATTGCTGGGCAAGGTTATTTTTCCACTGCTGGCAAAACTCTGGCAGCAGGATAAGGGCGCATTCCGACAACTGGCCGGTCAGACTGCACGCTCCCTTTGGGCTGCGTCGCTGCCCATTATCTTTCTTATCTGTGTGGAGAGCGACCGCTTTCTTCCCCTGATTTACGGCCCCAACTACCAAAGTGCGGTCACCGCTCAGCGCTTGCTTACACCATGTCTAGCAACGGCCTTTTTGCACAACCTTGCGGCATACGCCATGATTGGCATGCGCCAACACCGATTGCTCCTGGTATTTTATCTCACGGGCCTGGTGTGCAATCTGATATGCTGCTTTACTCTCATTCCTGCCATGCCCCTTGAAGGTGCGGCCTTGTCCCTTACCATTACCAAGGTTTGGGTGGCCTTGCTTACAGTTGGCTATTTTCAGTGGGCCGCGCGCCCCATGTCGCTTGAGCAGTGGGGAATCATGCTTGGTGCCTGCGCTGCCTGCGTAGGACTGTGGTGGGGGATAGGGCTGGTCGCGCCGCGTGAATTGGCAGAACTGGCAGGCCTTGTGCCTTTGCTGGCCTTGTTCTGGCGTTGGAGACCACCACCGCCTTTTGAAAAAGCCGCGCTTGCCTGA
- the dsrO gene encoding sulfate reduction electron transfer complex DsrMKJOP subunit DsrO, translated as MNKSRRSFLKVAGLSACALSSGLAGLGALSGVAQAKIAPGHYEKGANALHAKRWAMVIDTRQFNGPKDYEPLIEACHKFHNVPHVPGDQNIKWFWLDSFEHTFPDEMNAFLDKRRAEASYPLLCNHCTNPPCVRVCPTQATYRMEDGIVAMDYHRCIGCRFCMAGCPYGARSFNFKDPRKFLADPVPNPAFPTRMIGVVEKCTFCAERLAVGQLPACVEASGGKILFGDLEDPNSTVRQALSANYSIRRKPNLGTQPGVYYLI; from the coding sequence ATGAACAAGAGCAGAAGAAGCTTTCTGAAAGTGGCGGGGCTTTCTGCCTGTGCCCTGAGCAGCGGGTTGGCTGGCCTTGGCGCCTTGTCCGGCGTTGCTCAGGCCAAGATTGCCCCCGGTCACTATGAAAAAGGTGCCAACGCCCTGCACGCCAAGCGCTGGGCCATGGTTATCGATACGCGCCAGTTCAATGGCCCCAAGGACTACGAACCGCTGATCGAAGCCTGCCATAAATTCCACAACGTCCCGCACGTTCCGGGCGATCAGAACATCAAATGGTTCTGGCTTGATTCGTTCGAGCACACCTTCCCTGATGAAATGAACGCCTTTTTGGACAAACGCCGGGCCGAAGCCAGCTATCCGCTGCTTTGCAACCACTGCACCAATCCGCCCTGTGTGCGCGTTTGCCCCACGCAGGCCACCTACCGGATGGAAGACGGCATTGTGGCCATGGACTACCACCGCTGCATCGGCTGCCGCTTCTGCATGGCTGGCTGCCCCTACGGCGCGCGTTCCTTCAACTTCAAGGATCCGCGCAAGTTCCTGGCAGATCCCGTGCCCAATCCGGCCTTCCCCACGCGCATGATCGGCGTGGTGGAAAAATGCACCTTCTGCGCCGAGCGTCTGGCCGTTGGCCAGTTGCCCGCCTGCGTTGAAGCTTCTGGCGGCAAGATTCTCTTCGGCGACCTGGAAGACCCCAATTCAACGGTGCGGCAGGCTTTGTCCGCCAACTACAGTATCCGCCGCAAGCCCAACCTGGGCACGCAGCCCGGCGTTTACTACCTCATATAG
- a CDS encoding FeS-binding protein: protein MKNQPSLFSSFFSVLWLASMLTAVWSGLAHLPQAGRYGLIQSSSWSPSVAHYYSSAALLFLGTYAFTVWRLQGRSAYCLTRCGLLRVSLLIGLAISGLALIMHNMPDFSLYDGVYAYVKGLHLVCALALLPLLIYRLCRRWTGGYGWLKPRDGADTSCGASRRRPAQR, encoded by the coding sequence ATGAAAAACCAGCCATCGCTTTTTTCCTCATTCTTCAGCGTATTGTGGCTGGCCAGCATGCTCACAGCCGTGTGGAGCGGTCTAGCGCATTTGCCGCAGGCCGGGCGCTATGGGCTGATTCAAAGCTCTAGCTGGTCGCCATCTGTTGCGCATTATTATTCGTCAGCGGCACTGCTGTTCTTGGGAACATACGCCTTCACAGTCTGGCGTCTTCAGGGGCGTAGCGCTTACTGCCTGACCCGCTGCGGCCTGCTGCGCGTGAGTTTGCTGATAGGGTTGGCCATCAGCGGCTTGGCGCTTATCATGCATAACATGCCAGATTTTTCTCTGTACGATGGTGTGTATGCATACGTTAAAGGGTTGCATCTTGTGTGTGCCCTGGCCTTGCTTCCCCTGCTGATTTACAGGCTCTGCCGCCGCTGGACGGGCGGGTACGGCTGGCTGAAACCACGCGATGGGGCAGACACGAGCTGCGGCGCCTCAAGGCGGCGTCCGGCTCAACGCTAG